Proteins encoded in a region of the Onthophagus taurus isolate NC chromosome 10, IU_Otau_3.0, whole genome shotgun sequence genome:
- the LOC111428295 gene encoding lipid storage droplets surface-binding protein 1-like isoform X2, with protein sequence MAVKKKDVHLPRLESVERITQFPIVESGWKYAENIYKRIKNSNNLFQWTLDTAENSIYGFIDSASPAVFFIEGPLSTVDKVLCKSLDIVEQRVPSINLPPQLIYYNTKRYVTDVSGRIVKPVLKRTNSVKQIGNAVLSSKYTAFAADKLDGALNVADKYVDKYLPADTTDGQLNDDASSKKYPDGPTNKAIQTIVHTARFSRKLRRRLTSRTLAEARALKEQSAEAIHVLAYVAELVYTDPKLAIQKGKELWATLSKDEPENQARPETLEQLIVMLTRESARRIVHFVNFTSAGVSKLPRQGTRYIRSVTKKCIEVVNSLLKTVHLEGVGLAVFDRAVLRARSFTEILKQLNTVVTDVLEQLAVVLAQQVKTKETEKSVQNQPQSKIIPQTTVTNTTTNKTYEIRQQFETLQPPVSPKSFKATHNRQVANGVETVAAS encoded by the exons a tggcggtgaaaaaaaaagatgttCATCTACCACGATTAGAATCCGTGGAAAGAATAACCCAGTTCCCAATCGTTGAATCTGGCTGGAAATACGccgaaaatatttataaaagaattaag aattCTAACAATTTGTTCCAATGGACTCTCGACACGGCCGAGAATTCCATTTATGGATTTATAGACTCAGCTTCTCCTgcggttttttttattgagggACCTTTATCAACTGTTGACAAAGTCCTTTGTAAAAGCTTGGATATCGTCGAACAAAGAGTACCATCGATAAATCTTCCACCACAACTg attTATTACAACACCAAACGTTATGTAACCGATGTGAGTGGAAGAATTGTAAAGCCAGTCTTAAAACGTACCAATTCAGTTAAACAAATTGGAAACGCCGTTTTATCCAGTAAATACACCGCATTTGCCGCTGATAAATTAGATGGGGCTCTCAACGTTGCTGATAAATATGTGGATAAATACCTTCCTGCTGATACAACAGATGGACAATTAAATGACg atgccTCATCTAAAAAATATCCCGATGGCCCAACTAATAAAGCAATTCAAACGATTGTTCATACGGCaagattttcaagaaaactTCGACGTCGATTAACAAGTAGAACTTTGGCGGAAGCGCGAGCTTTAAAAGAACAAAGCGCCGAGGCAATTCACGTTTTAGCTTACGTAGCTGAATTAGTTTACACAGATCCAAAATTGGCGAtacaaaaaggaaaagaaCTTTGGGCTACATTAAGCAAAGATGAACCCGAAAATCAAGCACGACCAGAAACGTTAGAACAACTAATCGTAATGTTAACGAGAGAATCAGCTCGAAGAATCGTTCATTTCGTTAATTTCACAAGCGCTGGTGTTAGTAAACTTCCAAGACAAGGCACAAGATATATAAGAAGCGTTACAAAGAAATGCATCGAAGTtgttaattctttattaaaaacggTTCATTTAGAAGGAGTTGGCTTGGCAGTTTTTGATCGAGCTGTTTTAAGAGCGCGTAGTTTTAcggaaattttaaaacaacttaATACTGTTGTTACTGACGTCTTGGAACAATTAGCGGTTGTTTTGGCACAACAAGTTAAAActaaagaaacagaaaaatcGGTTCAAAATCAACCACAAAGTAAAATTATCCCGCAAACAACCGTTACAAACACCACGACGAATAAAACATACGAAATTCGACAACAATTTGAAACTTTACAACCACCTGTTTCaccaaaaagttttaaagcTACTCATAATAGGCAGGTTGCTAATGGTGTTGAAACTGTGGCTGCATCTTAA
- the LOC111428295 gene encoding lipid storage droplets surface-binding protein 1-like isoform X1: MAVKKKDVHLPRLESVERITQFPIVESGWKYAENIYKRIKNSNNLFQWTLDTAENSIYGFIDSASPAVFFIEGPLSTVDKVLCKSLDIVEQRVPSINLPPQLIYYNTKRYVTDVSGRIVKPVLKRTNSVKQIGNAVLSSKYTAFAADKLDGALNVADKYVDKYLPADTTDGQLNDDASSKKYPDGPTNKAIQTIVHTARFSRKLRRRLTSRTLAEARALKEQSAEAIHVLAYVAELVYTDPKLAIQKGKELWATLSKDEPENQARPETLEQLIVMLTRESARRIVHFVNFTSAGVSKLPRQGTRYIRSVTKKCIEVVNSLLKTVHLEGVGLAVFDRAVLRARSFTEILKQLNTVVTDVLEQLAVVLAQQVKTKETEKSVQNQPQSKIIPQTTVTNTTTNKTYEIRQQFETLQPPVSPKSFKATHNRQVANGVETVAAS, from the exons A tggcggtgaaaaaaaaagatgttCATCTACCACGATTAGAATCCGTGGAAAGAATAACCCAGTTCCCAATCGTTGAATCTGGCTGGAAATACGccgaaaatatttataaaagaattaag aattCTAACAATTTGTTCCAATGGACTCTCGACACGGCCGAGAATTCCATTTATGGATTTATAGACTCAGCTTCTCCTgcggttttttttattgagggACCTTTATCAACTGTTGACAAAGTCCTTTGTAAAAGCTTGGATATCGTCGAACAAAGAGTACCATCGATAAATCTTCCACCACAACTg attTATTACAACACCAAACGTTATGTAACCGATGTGAGTGGAAGAATTGTAAAGCCAGTCTTAAAACGTACCAATTCAGTTAAACAAATTGGAAACGCCGTTTTATCCAGTAAATACACCGCATTTGCCGCTGATAAATTAGATGGGGCTCTCAACGTTGCTGATAAATATGTGGATAAATACCTTCCTGCTGATACAACAGATGGACAATTAAATGACg atgccTCATCTAAAAAATATCCCGATGGCCCAACTAATAAAGCAATTCAAACGATTGTTCATACGGCaagattttcaagaaaactTCGACGTCGATTAACAAGTAGAACTTTGGCGGAAGCGCGAGCTTTAAAAGAACAAAGCGCCGAGGCAATTCACGTTTTAGCTTACGTAGCTGAATTAGTTTACACAGATCCAAAATTGGCGAtacaaaaaggaaaagaaCTTTGGGCTACATTAAGCAAAGATGAACCCGAAAATCAAGCACGACCAGAAACGTTAGAACAACTAATCGTAATGTTAACGAGAGAATCAGCTCGAAGAATCGTTCATTTCGTTAATTTCACAAGCGCTGGTGTTAGTAAACTTCCAAGACAAGGCACAAGATATATAAGAAGCGTTACAAAGAAATGCATCGAAGTtgttaattctttattaaaaacggTTCATTTAGAAGGAGTTGGCTTGGCAGTTTTTGATCGAGCTGTTTTAAGAGCGCGTAGTTTTAcggaaattttaaaacaacttaATACTGTTGTTACTGACGTCTTGGAACAATTAGCGGTTGTTTTGGCACAACAAGTTAAAActaaagaaacagaaaaatcGGTTCAAAATCAACCACAAAGTAAAATTATCCCGCAAACAACCGTTACAAACACCACGACGAATAAAACATACGAAATTCGACAACAATTTGAAACTTTACAACCACCTGTTTCaccaaaaagttttaaagcTACTCATAATAGGCAGGTTGCTAATGGTGTTGAAACTGTGGCTGCATCTTAA